ACAGATTCATGTTCAGCTCTTTGTGGCTGCTCAAGCCGCGCAGATCGAGACTCCCAAACTGTTTGTTCACCTGACGCGGCTCGTTGAGATTCAAAGTGAGATTCTGACGGAAAAGCGTCGTGTCTGCAAAGATGAAGaggcagatatatatatagaaagagaaagggaaagagagaaagagagagaaagagacagagacagagacagaaagaAAGAATGTGTGTTAGAGATAAGAAAATTGTACTtgaaaagaatattttttggaaataaaagcaattttaatttaaatgaattgaaaGTGTAATTAAATGGATAGATTaaaggggagagagagagagcgagaggggaAGAAAGAGCGGCAAAGTTGACTCACCCAGCTTTGTGGCCAGCTTCTGGTCGTCGCGCATGGAGTGACTGGAGGATGCCTGCGAGATGCCGCTGGACTCGGTGCTGTGCATGAGGAGATTGTTGATTTCGGCTTGGTTGGCGCGCAGGCGTCGTCGCAGCTTGGGCATGTCGAAGGGCAGGTCGCCCAGGTCAACGGAGGTGGCGCTGCCCGAGGTGCAGGCGGCCTCCTGCTGCAGCGTTTTGCGGCGTCGCAGCTTGGGCATATCGAAGGGCAAATCGCGCAGCTCCTGCGGCAACGCGGACGCGCCAGCAGCGCCGACGCCgccggcggcagctgctgcagcgcctgCAGCGGAGGCGCCTGTGACTGCGCCCGCTGCCGCCGACGAAGAGGTGTCCGCGGCGCTGCCATTGCCCAGCTGCAGCTTGGGCAGCGTCAGTCGCTGCGTCAGCGCCAGCGTCGCTGGCTTGCCGTCCTCGCGCGAGTGCAGCGAGATGCCGCTGTCGGAGCCGAGCAGCTCGTCGGCCAAATGCAGCAGCGCCTTATTCGGCGGCGCTGCGGCGCGTTGACTGCGCTGCTTTGCCAGCAGCTGGACAGGCGCAGGAGCAGGGCCAGAAGCTGACGCATCTGCTGTCTTGCCGGACtcctcttgctgctgctgctgctgctgctgctgtgactgCTCGGAGGCGCCGCTGGCCGAGGCCGGCTCTTGCGAGGACTTGTCCGATATGGGGCTGAGTATGTGCAGCTTCgagtgcagcagcagaggcggCCGCAGCGGATAGGCGACACTcgagctggcgctggcgctggcgctgccgctgccgctgccgctctCCGAGCTGTGCGAACTGAGCGAACTCGAGTGGCGCGACTCGGAGCTGGAGGTGCTGCGATTGCCCTCGCTGGTGCTGCTGCGCAGCGACTCcatgctgccgccgctggaCGAGGTGGCGATGCTCTCCGTCGAGCTGTAATTGTGGCCGGCGCCGCGCCTGGACGGCGGCTGCGGCTGtccgtgttgctgttgctgctgctgctgttgatgatgatgctgatgctgatggcGCTGCTGATGGGTCTGGGCGCTGCGTCGTAGCTCGAGGACTCGACCCGATTCCAGGACAAAGCTGCGTGGACGAcgcgccgccaccgccgccgcggAAACGGACGCCGAGGCGGATGCTGAGACCGAGGCTGAGACCGAAACTGAGGCTGAGGCGGAAACGGAAGCCGCAGCCGAATTGGAATTCGAGTTGGTTGAGGGCGGATTCACGTAGGCGCTGTCTGAGGTGAGactgttgtcgttgctgctggcgcacagctgcaactgttgctgctggcgcagTGCCGACTGGAGCGGCAGGCGCAGATCCCGCAGTCGCGGATGCGCCGGCTGCGCTGCCGGTAAATTGGGCGCGCTCCTAATGCTGTTCATGTAGCGCTCGTGCTTGCCGGGAAACTTGATGGGCAGCGGCGCGGTGGACGGCGGCGAGGGCGTGTATCCGCGAGCGGGCAACTGTTGCGAGGAAGCGGCAATTGCTGTcgattgcaactgcaactgttgctgctgctgctgctgctgctgctgctgctgctgctgttgttgattcTGGTTCTGCTGATCCGAgctgagctgcagctggctgAGCTCCGCCTGTACCTGCAGCACCACCTGACAGTGCCCATCCTCGGGCGaatcctgctgctgctgcaactgttgctgttgctgctgctgctgctgctgctgctttggctgctgctgctcctgcagcGCTTGATTCTTGCTATTCTTGGCGCGTTTGCATTCGAGTCGCGATTTGCTGAGACTTGGCTTAGACAACGGCGGCGTCAActcgttcccgttcccgttgccgttcagctgcagcagcaccgAGTGGTTGGTGATGCGATCCACTTCGTCCAGGTCATCATCCGATTTGGCTATTTTGCAATCGAAGGCCGTCTCGTAGATTTGTCGCCGTCGACTGGCCATGTTGTCAGAGTCGtactccccctccccctcctcctcctcctcctcctcctcctgaTCCTGATCCTgatcctgctcctgctgctccccTTCCCtttcctcctgctgctgctcgtctAGCGCAGCTGAGTCGCTGCAATTGGTGGCTGGATCTGTGTTCGCTTTGTTGTGATTGGCGGGCGCACATTCGATGCACTCGTGCACGCCATGCGGATGCACATAGAAGATGCTGCGTGGCCGAAAGTATTCTTCGAGCTCGTCAAGCTCATCGGCGGCGAGGCCAATGTGGCCTTGACTATTGTTGCCGGGCGTCGGTATGCAGGCTCCGCACACGGCTGCTGGGCCCAGCAGGCGGTGCGGCGGCATCGACCCGCAACTCGGTTCGCAGGCCAAGTCCGTTGGGCAGCTCTTCAATAGCTCCCCCTCGCCGGCGTCGcagtgctgcagctgcagctgcagctccccCTCGCCGCTGCCGATGGGCAACTGTTGGCTACGCGGCTGGACGTTGCACGTCTTGCGGACCAGCGCCAAGGCCCGGGCGTGCCACTCGCGTCGCTTGAGGCACTCGCTGCAGTCGGACTCCTCCGAGGTGCTTGTGCTCGGCGTCTCGCAGCGTATGATCCGCACGCCCTCCTCCGTGAAGCTATACCGTTTCGGTGTCGACTGTTCGTTTAAACCGATCTCCTCAAGCTCGTTG
This window of the Drosophila virilis strain 15010-1051.87 chromosome X, Dvir_AGI_RSII-ME, whole genome shotgun sequence genome carries:
- the hwt gene encoding pneumococcal serine-rich repeat protein isoform X1, with the translated sequence MERMWRKVNHSLRNSKSQSQSQSQSQSQPSQAAGVAAGAAAAGAATPQSSDTISSAGGFGDAQLVVAVQGLPCVSVSASGSAAGGSNATGRRLASSGQPPSNCHKSLSQHVLQTRTASSERRRRRRRKSRPRRSGGMASVTSCVGDAGGDNMSSSGGFYTLKEHHQHYRHGHGHHGSGTVSASHRLFASSAPSGTVMMYPNAQRAPVLAAGGNPAAAAAAAATAGAGAGAGAGAAQAAPDISLRQRAVAKLRMFNFHLNWDLHMTHCKPCGPRLSGSGNIITRRLCRNRRREDNELYRSNSFKFERFERKECLEELSSTLQKQIAICDDYSLPVDFVKKRPSSFDPCLAEAIPTNPEHWIAPSPQTEFLPFNEAQQASQQQQQQQQQQSTAAAAAAVPPPPAPLATLPSQAATAAAAAAAAAAAAAAAAAAAAAILGSNSNNNNSSSNSCNNSNQLQQQQQQQQQQQLHAHNNNTLPAAPQQQTQQQQRATLQHPPLPNSNIKQASVKLIEGYSDPKDTRHHTQHKKVYHKKAKRRSAPPHKQRQQQQQQQQHLQTLPTPRGHQQQLLQQQQQQQQHLLQRHSTYNNNNGNHKKDKRSSHYNSDSSAPKSSDEEADIDEEVERAAPQLPAAAAAAAGQAGALLNSPDSISDDLVRPLPAQLQRSPRKLTVAQTEYSKRQPSPYYYSDLLKSRDKPPEAKDREPDSRQTLDREAKQKCRQSTASEPPQQTQAQLLGGYRKSSSLDAPQQEQNNEDNEEQQQQPEHEHEHEQEENENEANELEEIGLNEQSTPKRYSFTEEGVRIIRCETPSTSTSEESDCSECLKRREWHARALALVRKTCNVQPRSQQLPIGSGEGELQLQLQHCDAGEGELLKSCPTDLACEPSCGSMPPHRLLGPAAVCGACIPTPGNNSQGHIGLAADELDELEEYFRPRSIFYVHPHGVHECIECAPANHNKANTDPATNCSDSAALDEQQQEEREGEQQEQDQDQDQEEEEEEEEGEGEYDSDNMASRRRQIYETAFDCKIAKSDDDLDEVDRITNHSVLLQLNGNGNGNELTPPLSKPSLSKSRLECKRAKNSKNQALQEQQQPKQQQQQQQQQQQLQQQQDSPEDGHCQVVLQVQAELSQLQLSSDQQNQNQQQQQQQQQQQQQQQQLQLQSTAIAASSQQLPARGYTPSPPSTAPLPIKFPGKHERYMNSIRSAPNLPAAQPAHPRLRDLRLPLQSALRQQQQLQLCASSNDNSLTSDSAYVNPPSTNSNSNSAAASVSASASVSVSASVSASASASVSAAAVAARRPRSFVLESGRVLELRRSAQTHQQRHQHQHHHQQQQQQQQHGQPQPPSRRGAGHNYSSTESIATSSSGGSMESLRSSTSEGNRSTSSSESRHSSSLSSHSSESGSGSGSASASASSSVAYPLRPPLLLHSKLHILSPISDKSSQEPASASGASEQSQQQQQQQQQEESGKTADASASGPAPAPVQLLAKQRSQRAAAPPNKALLHLADELLGSDSGISLHSREDGKPATLALTQRLTLPKLQLGNGSAADTSSSAAAGAVTGASAAGAAAAAAGGVGAAGASALPQELRDLPFDMPKLRRRKTLQQEAACTSGSATSVDLGDLPFDMPKLRRRLRANQAEINNLLMHSTESSGISQASSSHSMRDDQKLATKLDTTLFRQNLTLNLNEPRQVNKQFGSLDLRGLSSHKELNMNLCQGYVTAVDLIDVTIPLERQGWYHGAITRIEAETTLRPLAEGSFLVRNCESTKQDYSLSLKGAKGFMHMRIQRNEAGQYILGQFSRPFETVPDMIRHFCLNRLPVRGAEHMCLIEPVIAQLL
- the hwt gene encoding AF4/FMR2 family member lilli isoform X2, translated to MFCRRCWIDFTAGEDYVVCAGPCAWPYHATCAAVPRELARELRRNSANNFANNFASSGSGSSSSSGFGSGMEWYCRNCRQLYRLQLYFEIAICDDYSLPVDFVKKRPSSFDPCLAEAIPTNPEHWIAPSPQTEFLPFNEAQQASQQQQQQQQQQSTAAAAAAVPPPPAPLATLPSQAATAAAAAAAAAAAAAAAAAAAAAILGSNSNNNNSSSNSCNNSNQLQQQQQQQQQQQLHAHNNNTLPAAPQQQTQQQQRATLQHPPLPNSNIKQASVKLIEGYSDPKDTRHHTQHKKVYHKKAKRRSAPPHKQRQQQQQQQQHLQTLPTPRGHQQQLLQQQQQQQQHLLQRHSTYNNNNGNHKKDKRSSHYNSDSSAPKSSDEEADIDEEVERAAPQLPAAAAAAAGQAGALLNSPDSISDDLVRPLPAQLQRSPRKLTVAQTEYSKRQPSPYYYSDLLKSRDKPPEAKDREPDSRQTLDREAKQKCRQSTASEPPQQTQAQLLGGYRKSSSLDAPQQEQNNEDNEEQQQQPEHEHEHEQEENENEANELEEIGLNEQSTPKRYSFTEEGVRIIRCETPSTSTSEESDCSECLKRREWHARALALVRKTCNVQPRSQQLPIGSGEGELQLQLQHCDAGEGELLKSCPTDLACEPSCGSMPPHRLLGPAAVCGACIPTPGNNSQGHIGLAADELDELEEYFRPRSIFYVHPHGVHECIECAPANHNKANTDPATNCSDSAALDEQQQEEREGEQQEQDQDQDQEEEEEEEEGEGEYDSDNMASRRRQIYETAFDCKIAKSDDDLDEVDRITNHSVLLQLNGNGNGNELTPPLSKPSLSKSRLECKRAKNSKNQALQEQQQPKQQQQQQQQQQQLQQQQDSPEDGHCQVVLQVQAELSQLQLSSDQQNQNQQQQQQQQQQQQQQQQLQLQSTAIAASSQQLPARGYTPSPPSTAPLPIKFPGKHERYMNSIRSAPNLPAAQPAHPRLRDLRLPLQSALRQQQQLQLCASSNDNSLTSDSAYVNPPSTNSNSNSAAASVSASASVSVSASVSASASASVSAAAVAARRPRSFVLESGRVLELRRSAQTHQQRHQHQHHHQQQQQQQQHGQPQPPSRRGAGHNYSSTESIATSSSGGSMESLRSSTSEGNRSTSSSESRHSSSLSSHSSESGSGSGSASASASSSVAYPLRPPLLLHSKLHILSPISDKSSQEPASASGASEQSQQQQQQQQQEESGKTADASASGPAPAPVQLLAKQRSQRAAAPPNKALLHLADELLGSDSGISLHSREDGKPATLALTQRLTLPKLQLGNGSAADTSSSAAAGAVTGASAAGAAAAAAGGVGAAGASALPQELRDLPFDMPKLRRRKTLQQEAACTSGSATSVDLGDLPFDMPKLRRRLRANQAEINNLLMHSTESSGISQASSSHSMRDDQKLATKLDTTLFRQNLTLNLNEPRQVNKQFGSLDLRGLSSHKELNMNLCQGYVTAVDLIDVTIPLERQGWYHGAITRIEAETTLRPLAEGSFLVRNCESTKQDYSLSLKGAKGFMHMRIQRNEAGQYILGQFSRPFETVPDMIRHFCLNRLPVRGAEHMCLIEPVIAQLL